The sequence GTCAGAAAAGGTCTTTCCTGTCTGATCCTCTACATAGACCTTAGCTGTACTTTTACCAAAACTCGTCATTCTTCCACCCATTCTCTTACTCATTGAATTAGTAAGAATATGACCTAATCCAAAGAAAATTGCAATTGGAATTATCCAAGAGGTTATTAAATTTGCTAATGGTGAATTTTCCTTTGGCACTACTTGAGAAAAGACAATACCCTTTTTACTATATAATCGATTTATAAGGTCTGGGTCATCCATCTTTCCAGTTACATATATTTTTTCCTTACCTTTCTCATCTGTAACAATAAATGCAATTTTATTATCCTGAACCTCTACTGTTTTAACACTTCCATTCTCTACCTTATCCAGAAATGTCCCATAATCTACTTCTGTAATGTTTTTACTGTTTATTTGCGGAAAAACAAATGCATTAAGAAACATAACTATGGCCAGTATTATAGCATAATAATATATTATTGGCTTTTTATTATTTTTGTTGTTATTCATAGACTAACTTCCTTCCTAAATATGTTTTTACATATGAATAATTGTTTAATTTATAAAGATAATTCGACAGTAAAGCTAGAACCTTTATTTGGTTCACTTTCAACAGATATGCTGCTATCATATAAATCCAAAATTCGCTTTACAAGTGCAAGTCCTAGTCCACTTCCTTCATGAGAGCGAGACCTTTCACCTTGATAGAATTTTTCAAAAATCCTCTTCTGAGTTTCCTTACTCATCCCTATTCCATAATCAGTAATTTTTACTATAATAGACGAGGCACCTTTCTTAAGACTCACATCAACTTTCCCATTTATATTTGAAAACTTAATAGCATTAGCCAAAATATTTAGCCACACTTGTTGCAATAATTCTTCATCACCTAGGTAGTCAACTTTATCAAGTTCTATATCAAACTCAATATTTTTCTTGCTCCATTCATGTTCTAATACTAAAATACTCTTTCTTATTTGTTCATCTAAAGAAAATCTTGTCTTTTTCTCTACTATTTCTTGATTTTCAAGCTTTGAAAGCTTTAATATGTTCGTTGTAAGATTAGATAGCCTTTGTGTTTCTTCAACTATAATACTTGAGTATTCTTGTATCTCTTCTTTAGTAATATTCTCACTTTTTAATAACTTCGCAAATCCCTGAATAGATGCTATAGGGGTTTTAAACTCATGAGATACATTGGTAATAAAATCCTTACGGAGATATTCTATATTTTTCAGCTCTTTTGTCATCTTATTAAA comes from Proteiniborus sp. DW1 and encodes:
- a CDS encoding HAMP domain-containing sensor histidine kinase produces the protein MKKITNKLAIFFIFIICISSIISFFTSIFFNYDIENEIKSEQENIALTILELMKKTDLSIDEIASISTTSMYEVSRIENIDCINLSREGLKKINDNGITFLTQGKYAGTTTILKVDETFIKISLHPRNTIFKIVVSRIWFTLTSYVFIGTFLIILLARIVVKPVLKLNEAVQEVAKGNFDVQVENSSDDEVGQLTQNFNKMTKELKNIEYLRKDFITNVSHEFKTPIASIQGFAKLLKSENITKEEIQEYSSIIVEETQRLSNLTTNILKLSKLENQEIVEKKTRFSLDEQIRKSILVLEHEWSKKNIEFDIELDKVDYLGDEELLQQVWLNILANAIKFSNINGKVDVSLKKGASSIIVKITDYGIGMSKETQKRIFEKFYQGERSRSHEGSGLGLALVKRILDLYDSSISVESEPNKGSSFTVELSL